The genomic interval GACGAGGAGAAGAAGGGGACTGCCCACCACGGGTGTTCCGAACAGCGCCATGGCCGAGACCACGATGAGAGCGCCGTTGGCCATACCGATGAGCACATAGGGCAGAACCTTCCCGATGATGATCTCGACCGGGTGTATGGGCGAGACGAGGATCTGCTCCATCGTGCCCGATTCCTTCTCTCGCGTGATGGTGATGGAGGTGAGCAGCGCGCTGGTCAGCATGAGGAGCAGGGCGATCAGTCCGGGCACAAAAAAGTGCGTGCTCTTCATGTCGGGATTGTAGAGGATTTTTGGTTCCACCGTTGCGAGCGACGCCTGCACGATGCCCTGCGATTGATTGAAGAGGCGAAATACGTTCGCCGCGTACGTGCCGACGTAGGTTCCGACATTCGAATCGGTCGCATCAACGAGCACCTGCACTTTGACGGACGGTCCTGTGCGCAGGGCCTGCGCGAAGTCGCGCGGAATGACCAGCACCATCTTTGCGTTGCGCGAGCGGAAGATCTCCTCCGCCGCGGACGCGGCACCCGCATACCCTGCAAAGTGAAAAAAGCCGTTGCGGCGGAACGCATCGATGAGCGCGCGGCTCTCGGGCGTGTGCGAATCGTCGACGACGGCAAAATCGATGTTACGCATGTCGAGCGTGATGCCGTAACCGTAGAGGGCGATCATCAGCACCGGCATCAGGAGCACTATCATCAACGAGCGGAAATCACGGAGTATGTGGATCAACTCCTTGCGCATGATCGCAACCAGGCGACGTGGCATTCCGCGCATCTCCGTCACCCCTCCCTCGAGGACTTGGCGCGCGCCGTCTCGTCGCGGACCAGCTTCATGAACACGTCCTGCATGCTGTCGAAGCCGTGCGCGCGCTTGAGTTCACCCGGAGTGCCGAGCGCGATGAGACGGCCGCCGTGCATGATGGAAAGCCGCGAGCAGTATTCGGCCTCGTCCATGTAGTGCGTCGTGACAAACACCGTGGTCCCCTTTGCGGCGAGTTCGTAAATGAGCCGCCAGAAATTGCGCCGCGAAATGGGATCGACGCCGCCGGTCGGTTCGTCGAGAAACAGGATGTGCGGATCATGCAGCAGCGCCGTGCCCAGGGCCAGGCGCTGCTTCCAGCCGAGAGGCAGGGAATTGGTCACACGGTCGGCATGTTCCTCAAGGCGAAGTTCCGCCAGCAGGGCCTCTGTCTTTACTCGCAGTTGTGCGCGTGTCAAACCGTACACGCCCCCGTAGAATTCGATGTTGTTTCTGACCGTCAAATCTTCATAAAGCGAGAACTTCTGGCTCATGTATCCTATCGAGGCCTTTACACTCCGCGCTTCGCGCGCGATGTCGAAACCTCCGACACGCGCGGTACCTCCGCTCGGTTTGAGCAGTCCGCACAGCATCCGTATCACCGTGGTCTTGCCGGCGCCATTCGCACCGAGAAATCCGAACACCTCGCCGCGGTGCACCCTGAGCGACACGGAATCCACGGCGCGGAACGCGCCGAAATCCTTTGTGAGCTCGCGCATATCGACAGCAACATCAGTCGTCATTGGGCGCCGTCTCGATAAGGTGGATGAACACGTCCTCCAGCGTTGGCTCCGCGGGTTCAAGCGAGCCCTCACGCAGTTTCAGCGCGCGCTCGGCTGCCGCGCGGCCCGCTCCGTCGAGCGGCCGTTCCGTGGCCACGTGAACACGATCGCCGAAGCTGTGGACGGATCGTATGCCCGGACCTTCGCCATCGTCGAGTCTGATCAGCGACGAGAACGCGTTTCCGTCTGCTCTTTCGCGTGGTGCGCTGTACATCGAGTACGGATACGATGAAATGATCTCGGCGGGTGCGCCCGAGGCGAGAATGCAGCCCTCGTTCATGATCGAGATGCGGTCGCAGAGCAGGGCTTCATCCATGTACGGCGTCGAGACTAGCACTGTGACACCGCGGTCGCGCATTGCGCGGAGAATGGACCACAGCTCCTGCCGCGACACGGGATCGACGCCTGTTGTCGGCTCGTCAAGCACAAGCAACAGCGGATCGTGGATGAGGGCGCAGGACAGCGCGAGCTTCTGCTTCATGCCGCCGGACAGCCGCCCCGCCAGCCGCGTCGCGAATGGATCGAGCCGGCTGAAACGGTACAGTTCCTTTTTCTTCTCTGTCAACTCCGCCTGGGGTACGCCGAAGAGGTCCGCAAAAAAATCCAGATTCTGTTCCACCGAAAGATCGGGATAGAGGGAAAAGCGCTGTGGCATGTAGCCGATCTTCGAGCGTATCTCGGTGCGGCCTGTGCGCGTTTCGTGGCCGAGCACGGTGACAGTGCCGGCATCCGGCGCAAGCAGCGTAGTGATGATGCGCATCGTCGTCGTCTTGCCCGCCCCGTCGGGTCCGATAAGTCCGAACAACTCCGCGGGACGAATCTCGAGCGAGACGTCGCGCACCGCTTCGGTTGCGCCGAAAGATTTCGACAAAGATGATATGGAAACGGCAGGCGTCACGGTATGTCGAGTGTCACGGTCAGAGGCATGCCGATCTTGATTTTTCCATCGGGATTGTCGAGCCGCACCTTCGCCGCAAACACGAGCGTGGTGCGGGTCTCCTCGGTGAGGATGGTCTTGGGTGTGAACTCGGCCTTGTCGGATATCCAGGTCACCGTGCCGTGCAGCGATACATCGGACGCGCTGTCGATGCGGATGGTCGCCTTCTGTCCGACGGACACCGACGCGAGATCGGTCTCTGCGATGTAGATGCGCGTCCACATACTGCGAAGATCGGCGATGTCGCAGATGGGTGTGCCGGGCATGGCGAGTTCGCCGGGATCCGCATATCGCACCAGGACACGGCCGTCGAGAGGCGCCACGATGGTCGCCTCGCCGATCTGCGTCTTCAGGAGGCCGACAGTGGAGGCCGTCTGCGCCTCCTTGCTACCGAGAGCGGCGTGTTGTTTCTGCAGGCTGCGGATTTGGGCATCGGACCCGTCGAGCTGTGCGCGTGCGTCGTCGACGGATTGCCTCGTGGTCGCGTTGTCGCGCAGCAGCGCCTCGAGACGCTGCAGGCGCGTGTGCAGATTCTCACGCGTGATGCGCGCCGCGGCGATCTGCGCGTCGAGGGCCGCGCGCTGATGCGCCAGTTCCTCGCGAACGGAGCCCGCCTGCGCCGCCTGCAGTTCAAGTTTGTCGACACGCACAGTGGCAAGGACGGAATCGGCGCGCACGTCGTCGCCGTCGTCGATCAGAACCGAGGTGATGGTGCCCGCCGTCTGTGCGCTTACACGTACGATGCGCGCTTCGGCGGTGCCGGTGTACTCGAACGCGGAGTTCTCGCCGCCGCCGCATCCGGCCAGGACCGCGAGGACGAACAGGGAAGAGAGGAATGGGCGCATGGGGAATGTTCTCACTGTGCGGGGAAAGGTGATGCGACGACGGGGTGTCATTGTGCGTCTCCGATTTCACGGCCGACGGCCTGTACGAGATCGATCCGTTTCAGGAGATACTCGATGCGGGTTTGCGCGTGTTGCAGCAGAGAGCGTGTCAGCGCCGTTTCGGCGTCAAGCACGTCGGCGGGGATGGCTGTGCCTTCGCGCAGCCGCGCGCGGGCGATGTCGAGGCGCGTGCGCTCCTGCTGTATCTGCCGGTCCAGGAGGCCGATGGTCGCCGCGCGTGTGTCGAGATCGAGTAGGAGCGCGCGAATGCCGGTTTCGAGGCGGTTGCGCACCTGCTCCACACGAAGGGCCGAGGCACGCTCCTCGAGCTGCGCCTTTTCGATGGCGTGTTTATCGGCGGACCAGGCCCAGAGATTCCATTCCATCTTCACACCGGCCGTGTAATAATCCATCCATTCGTTCCGGATCTGATCGACGCCCGGACGAGCGTAGTGCAGCGACGCGACAGCCGCAACGGTCGGGTACATCGACGACTCGGCCGCGGTGATCCCGAGTTCCGCCGAGCGCTGAGCCGACGCCGCGACCAGCAGGTCGGCGCGCGACGCGGCGGCCATCGCTATCAGGACTTCAGCGGAGGGGAGGGCGGAAGGTGGCGAAAGGTCTGTCGTGTCCACGCCGCCAATGTCGGTGGCGCCGGTGAGTTCCACGAGCGAGAGAAGTGCGGTGGCGCGCGCGTGGCGCGCCTGCGTGGCCTCGACATCGAGCTGCAGTATCCGTGTGGACACGAGCAATGTATCGAAGGCGAGACCCTGACCCTGCTCCGTCAGCGCGCGGCGGAGATGCAGCAGTTCCGCAAGCAGCGCGCGCTGTGACTCGAGGATGCCTGCAGCGTATGTGGCCTGCACTGCCGCGTAGTAAAGGCGCGCCGCCGCACAGCGAGCGTCGAAGGCCGCGCCATCGGCCGCGGTCGCAGCGGCCGCGCTGTTTTCACGGGCGATGCGGTTGTGCGCATCCAGGCGGAATCCGGTGAAGAGCGGCGCGCTGAGGGTGACGGCTGCGTCGGCCACATTGCCGTCGCCGAAGGATATCGTTTTGACGGGCAGTGGAATGCCTGGAATCTGCAGATCGATTTTTCCGGTCTCGCTGATGCGTGTGTACGAAAACGAGGCGTCGAGGCGCGGCAGCCGCGAGGCCGAGGTCATGTCGGCCTGTGCGCGCGCCTTCTCGGCGCCGGCGCGGGCGATGCGCACCCCGTGCCCGTATTCCGCGGCCCGGCGCTGCATTTCATCGAGCGTGACAATGCGCGGCTGCGCCGCTGCAGTGAGCGACAGGAGACAACAGCAGAGGAGGAGTTTTCGAGTCATGCGTGTGTTCTCCGTGTCGACAATCCATGATACACGAGGTCGAAAATGTGTTCGCGTCTGCGCGCAGCGAAGGCGGCAGGATCCCCGGCGATGTCGGGGGCGATGCTCTTGAGGAGCGGTATCGCGAGGTAGAAATAGACGCAGCTCCCGAGTACGGTAATGAGGGTCTGCATCGGATCCACTTTCCGGATTTCCCTGCGCCGGATGGCGCGCTCGACGGCCAGAAGAAACGCGCGCGGAGGAAACGCCGGATCGTTCGCCACCCGCGCGAAGTGCACCGCCAGGTTCGTTGCGCCGGTCGACAGTTCGCGTGTCATGAAGCCGACCAGCGCGGGCGTGCGTTCCAGCATGTCCATGTAGGTGCAAATAAACGCGCGCAATTGCGACGCAAAATCCTTTTCTTTCGACAGGGACGCCGAGAGCACCATAAAATGTGTGCGCAGCATGTACGAGAATACCTCCTCGTACAGACGGTCCTTGGATCGGAAGTAATAATGCACCAGCGCCGGATTGATCCCCGCGCGCCGCGCTATGTCACGCATGCGCGCGCCGCTTTTTCCATGTTCCCCGAACACGTCGAGCGCCGCCAGGAAAATGGCGCTTTCGGTGTCGGAGTATTCGCGCTGGTCGATGCTGATCATTGTATCTAAATGAAGTGTTTAATCATTTGTTTAAAACTTACGACATTCATGCGCGGAAGTCAAGAGCCGCCTATCAGAATTCCGCGCGGTGTATCACCGGGGAACAGGAGGCACAGAATTCCGCGGGTTTGATGTCGATGTCCTCGACGTAGGTCGAGGCGTTCATGACGCAGGGTTCGTCGGCGCAGTGGCGCAGTCCGTAGGTGTGCCCGAGTTCGTGCAATGCCTCCTTGAATGAACGGCGGCGGAGCAGATGCGACGACGGCGCCAGACCGTAGAGATCGTTGCGCAGACGGAACGAGGAAAAAATGCAGGCGCGGGCGGCCAGTTGCGCCTGTCCGAAAATGTAGGTGAGCACGGGCAGAAAAAGATCGTGCGAGGTGACGCCGAGCAGTTTCGTCTTGCCGGGTGGAGCAGTGTCGAGCAGCATCTGCAGGATTCGTCCGCTGTGGTACTGCCTGCGCGAGGCGTCGTATGCCTCGCGGATGGGGACGGGCAATGCGCCGACCGTGACACGGGCCGCGAGCACCTGGCCCAGATCCGCGGCGAATTCGTCGAGAGACAGGTCGCGGTCGGCTTCGAGCGGGATGAGCAGAATGTCCGTCATTCCTTCGTCACCGCTATTCCGGCCGCTTCAGTCCGTACTTTTCGATCTTATTGTACAGTGTGACACGATCGATGGCCAGCCGCTCGGCGGAGCGGGTGATGTTCCAATTCATCTCCGAGAGCACCTGCACGATATGCCTGCGCTCCACATCCGCGAGACTCTCGCCGGCTGCGCCCGCGGCCCGCGTCGAGAGATGCATGGGCAGATCCTCCTCCTCGATGAAAGGCCGCGACGACACAACCATCGCGCGCTCAACCGCATTCTCGAGTTCACGCACATTGCCCGGCCACGCGTACGTCGTAAGCAAAGACATGGCGCCTTCGGAAAACTCCTTCGCGGTGCGATTCATCAGCCGCGCGTACTTGTGCACAAAATGTTCCGCCAGCATCGGTATGTCGCCCCTCCTCTCGCGCAGGGGCGGTATCGTGATCGCAAACACGTTGATGCGGTAGTACAGGTCCTCTCTGAACGTCCCGTCGCGCACGGCCGCCTCGAGGTCGGCATTGGTCGCACAGATGAGACGGAAATCCACGTGTATGGTCTGCTCGCCGCCCACGCGCTGGAACTGATGCGATTCGAGCACGCGCAGCAGATCCACCTGGGTCTTGGGCGCAAGTGTGCCGATTTCGTCCAGGAACAGTGTTCCGCCATTTGCCATTTCGAATTTCCCTTTGCGTCTGTACTGCGCGCCCGTGAACGATCCCTTTTCATGTCCGAAGAGTTCGCTCTCGAGCAGCGACTCCGACAGAGCGCCGCAGTTTACGGGGATGATGGGGAAGTACTTCCGTGTGCTGTTCGCGTGTATTGCCCGCGCGATCAACTCCTTGCCCGTGCCGCTTTCGCCGCGTATCAGCACGGTCGATTTTGTCGGGGCCACGGTGCGGACGAGGTCGAATACCTTCACCATCTCCTCGCTCGCTCCGACGATGTCGTCGATATGATGCAGCGCGTCGACGGTCTGGCGGAGCTGCGCATTCTCTCGCGCGAGGCGTCGCTGCTGCGCCGCGTTGCGTACCATCGTCGAGAGCTCGTCGGGGTCGATCGGTTTGGTTACGTAATCGAAGGCGCCTGCCTTGAGGGCTCGGACGGCGGTGTCGACCGACGCGAACGCCGTGATGATGATGATGATGATGTCGGTATCGAATTCCCGGATGCGTTCCTGCAGCGCAAGGCCGTCCATGCCGGGCATCTTGATGTCCAGCAGCACGAGATCGATTCGTTCGCGCTGCAGGATGTCGAGGGCGGCGGCGGCGTTCTCGGCCGTGTGTACGCTGTAGCCGTCCTCGAGGAACCATTGTTCCAGGGATTCGCGGACGGACGCTTCGTCGTCAACGACGAGCAGGTGTATCGACGAAGTGGAGAGGGGATCGGTCATGATGCCTGGTATTCTCTGTGTGTGTTTTCTGTGTCGCCTGAAACAGGAAGGGAGATGATGAAGGAACTGCCGTGTCCGGGCTCGCTCTGCACGGTGATGTCGCCGCCATGCTGTTTGACTATGCCGTACACGATCGAGAGGCCGAGGCCCGTGCCGAAGCCGCTTTCCTTCGTGGTGAAAAACGGTTCGAAGACGCGCTGCAGATCGGCGGCCGAGATGCCGATACCGGTGTCGGTGACGCGCAGCAGTGTGCGCCCTGCGTCGGTTGCGGCGTCCACGGTTAACGTGCCGCCGTCCGGCATGGCTTCGATCGCATTGATGAGCAGCGCGATGAGCACCTGCTGCAACTGCGACTCGTCGCAGTACGCGCGGACGGAAACGGGCGGCGGCTCGTAGCGCACCTCGATCTGCTGCAGGTCGATCTGGTGCTGGACGAGGCGCAGCGAGCGCTCGATGAGCGTGTGCAGATTGCAGACCGCCCGCGACTGTGGATGCGCGCGCGCAAAAAACAGCAGGTTGCGGACGATGTCTCCGCAGCGCCGCGCCTCCTCTGCGATGATGTCGAGGTCGCTATTGATGCGCGCCAGCTTCTCTTGGTCCACAGTGTCGCGGAGCCGCTTGCGGCTCAATTTCGCAAGAGTCAGAATGCCCGAGAGCGGATTGTTCAACTCGTGTGCAATCATCGAGCTCAACTTGCCGAGCGACGCCATTTTTTCCATGTGTAGAACCTGCTCCTGCATCGACTGCAGTTCGCGCGTCTTCTGGTTCACCTTCTGCTCGAGTGTGTTCGACCAGTCGAGCAGCTCGTTGCGCGCGCCGTCCAAGTCAGCCGCCATACGGTTGAAGGCCTCGGCGAGACGCCCGATCTCGTCGGAACGCCGAGTCGTGATGCGGTGCCGCAGGTTTCCGGAGGCGATTTCGCGCGTGCCCGCGATCACTTGTTTCACCGGCCGATGCACGCCGACAAAGACAAAAATGGCGGAGACCGCGGCGACGGCGAGCAGGGTCACAACGGCCGAGGCGAGTTGCAGCAGTACACCGTCGTCGATGTGTTTGTCGGCGTATTCGAGACTCATCTGCACGTCGAGCACACCCAGCACCGTCTGTTCTTCGGAGTGGGCGTGACAGGCGGCATCCCAGCACCCGCGCTCGTTGCGTATCGGGTTGATGAAGCCAAGCACGCGATGACCCGACGGAGCGTAGTACTTGCGCGCGTACTGATCGGAACTGGTCTTCACAAAATCGGAACCGCCGCCGTGGCACATGATGCAGGCGTCGGCCTTCACATCCACCACGTGCCCGATCTCAGAGAGCGAATCCGAATACTTGATCACCCCGCGCTTGTCGTAAATGCGAATGTGATCGATGCCGCGCAGGGATCCGAGATCCTGGATGATGGAACTCAGCTCCGACGAGTTGTTCTCCGACATACTTCGCCGCAGGGCCTGCTTGGTCATCTCGCTGGTGCGTTCCACCGCCTCCTGCACCGTCTGCTCGAGCGTTTCCCTCTGCGCGCGGATGCTGAATATCGTCGTCCCCAGCAGCACGACCGCGAGCGAGAGCACGAGAATCGTGACGATCTGAAGACTGAGCGAGCGGAAGATGTTCATCGGAGGTCCCGGAAGGGAACAAAGTGGGCGACACAAGCTACCAAATCTCGCGCATGTCCACAACGGCGGACGCGAATGGAAACGGGCCCGAAGGCCCGTATCCGATCATTACTGAGACCTCGCGGCCTACACCTCGGCGTCGGCCGAGCGCGGATACAACACGCCGCGGACAAGTTCCATGTACGCGGCCTCTCCGAAGGCCTCGTCGAGCGCCGACACTGTCTCGCCGCCGTCGTTGAGGCAGATGCCTCCGGGGGCGAGATGCGTTTCGAGACGGCGTGCTGCGCGGCGCATAAACGTCGAGAGCACGGCCTCCTCCGCGATACGCGCGCGGGCCGGAGGTAGCATCGCCGGCCGCTCCGCGTCGTGTTTGGACGGAACGATACAAGCCAGCCAGCCGAGATCATAGGTGTTGGTGCGCAGGAACACGGGATCCTCACAGAGCTGCCTGTTCTGCCGGACCAGTGTTCCCGTGAGCGGCGACAACACGGGCAGCACATTCGTGTGTGTGTAGATCCACGCGATCGGCCTGCCGCGTTCCACGGATTCGCTCATCGCGGGAAACACGATGCGGGCGGATGGCGGGAGCAACAGAGAGAAGGGATGGGTGATGCCCAGGTACGCGAGTTTGACGTCGTGGAAACGCGCCCAGGTATGGTCCGTCGAGTACGCCAATCCCTCGTGCAGATGCGAGGCGGTGAAGCCGCGGAGCAGCCGCACAATTGTTTCGTCGCAGGGGACAGGCAGGGGCACCTGCAGCGGCATATCCACTTCCGCGTCGGCCGCCGCGGGTCCCTGCTTGTCGTCCTTACGGAGCACGTGATCCAGCGGACATCGGTCGCAGTCAAATGCGCGGTCGCAGAGCTTGTAGGTGAGTATGCCCGCGTCCATCCAAACGCATTTGCCCTCGGTATTCCTGGAGCCGCTCATGTCTACTCCCGTGAGTCGTGTGAATCCAAGCGTGGTGAATAATAGCGGTCAGGAAACGGACACTTCGACCGTACCTTTCGGTGCTTCGCCTTTCACCGGACGGGCGGCCGAGAGGCGCACGGTCTGGTGTTTCTCCTCGTGCGAGATATCGGCGAAGATCGGGAGATGTTTGACCGCGAAGCCGAACACCCAGAAACCGACTGTCACCACTGCAAGCGACACAAAAATCTCGCCGACGGAGGGGAAATACACGCCACCGTAATACGGTTCAATCGAAGTGAGCGCTACGTTGAGGCGGTTGGTGACAAAACCCAGCACCACCGACATGGCGCAGAGCGACAGGCCGAGACGCGTCTGCCCGAAGCCACGGATGTTGAAGAGCACGATCGGCAGGACGAAGAACAGGGCGAGTTCCACGAGCAGCATGATTGTTTGCAGCGAGCCGTCGAGAAGCGCGAACTTGTTGCCGTGCACCATGTCGATCAAACGCATGGTTACGTACACAGTGGCGACACCGATCATTGCGCGGGCAAGGTCTCGCAGCAATGGCGTCTCGAGCGCCTTGTTAAAGACACGCGCGCTGAGGTACGACTCGACAATGGTCATCGCCAGGCCCACGGTGACGGCCGACACGAAGAAAAACACCGGCAGCATCGGCGAGTACCAGAAGGGATGCATTTTCTCGGGGATGATGAGATAGAGACTGCCAAGCGAGGACTGGTGCAGCATCGACAGGAGGATGCCCGCGACAACAAGCGGTATCGTGATGGCCTTCATGATCTTGAGCAGGCGTGTCATCTTGAAGCGCTCGAGCACCACCGGACTGAATTCGAGGGCAAGCACCGTGGTGTAGAGCATCACACACCAGGCCACTTCGAACATGACCGAATGAGGATTCCACATGATGATCGCATGCCAGATCGACCAGGGACGTCCGAGGTCGAACATGAGACCCACGATCACGAGCAGATAACCGAGGAAGGCCGTCAGTACCGTCGGACGGACGATGGCCTTGAAGCGTTTCAGATTGAACACGTACACAATACCGCACAGAGTGAATCCGCCGGCGGCCAGACCCACTCCGGTGACAACATCGAAACCGATCCAGATGCCCCACGGTGCGGCATCGGAGAGATTGGTGGCCTTGCCGAGCCCGAAGGCAAAACGCATGACGGCCGAGACGAGTCCGCCGAGCACAAAAAATGCGCCGAGGATCTTCCAGAAGGACAAGTGTTTTTTCAGGGATATCATGGACGACCTCACTTCGTGCTGTTGTTATTGCGTTGGGATTCTTCGAACCGCTTCACTTCTTCGCGACGATGCGTGATCCAGTAGATCGCGGAGAAGGCCGCTCCCGCCGTCACAACAACGTCGGGCAGTTTGGAAAGCACATTCCACGTTTTCTGCGGAAGCGCTTCGGATCCGATTTCGGTTTTGAATCCCAGTTTCTCGAAAGGCACGCTCGAGAGGAAGAGAACGGACATGCCGCCAATTTCCTTTTCGCCATAGATACGATGGACGTAGTTGTCCGGATTCTCGCTGATGCGGCGGTGCGCCTCGGCGAGCAATTCGTCGCGTTTCCCGAACAGCGTCGCGCCTGCGGGACACGCCTCGCTGCAGGCCGTCGGCTGTCCCTTCGACGTGCGTTCGTCGTAACACATGGTGCATTTACGCACGCGGGGATTGTTGCTGCTCCACTCGTACTTCGGAATGTCGAACGGACAGGCGAGCATACAATAGCGGCAGCCGAGGCACTTCGAAGCGTCGTAGTTCACCGGGCCGGCCTTGGTCTTTTCGAGCGCACCGACGGGGCACACCGAGCCGCAGGCGGGCTCGTTGCAGTGGCGGCACATGCGGCGGACCCAGGTATCGCCGTATTGTTCGAGCGTCGTGAAATTCTTTTCGTTCAGATTGCGCGCCTCGATCTCGGGGAACCCGTGCGATTTCTGGCAGGCTGTACGGCATTCGCCGCAGCCCACGCACTGGGTGATGTCGATGAGAAGGGCATAGGACATTGTACTATCCTTGAAATTGTGTGGGTGGTATCAGTCGTCGTGTGGTCAGGGGAATTGCGGACAGGGAAGAGTCCCGCGGCCGCTGAGCCGGGGCCTCCATCATTTC from Ignavibacteriota bacterium carries:
- the hybB gene encoding Ni/Fe-hydrogenase cytochrome b subunit is translated as MISLKKHLSFWKILGAFFVLGGLVSAVMRFAFGLGKATNLSDAAPWGIWIGFDVVTGVGLAAGGFTLCGIVYVFNLKRFKAIVRPTVLTAFLGYLLVIVGLMFDLGRPWSIWHAIIMWNPHSVMFEVAWCVMLYTTVLALEFSPVVLERFKMTRLLKIMKAITIPLVVAGILLSMLHQSSLGSLYLIIPEKMHPFWYSPMLPVFFFVSAVTVGLAMTIVESYLSARVFNKALETPLLRDLARAMIGVATVYVTMRLIDMVHGNKFALLDGSLQTIMLLVELALFFVLPIVLFNIRGFGQTRLGLSLCAMSVVLGFVTNRLNVALTSIEPYYGGVYFPSVGEIFVSLAVVTVGFWVFGFAVKHLPIFADISHEEKHQTVRLSAARPVKGEAPKGTVEVSVS
- a CDS encoding 4Fe-4S dicluster domain-containing protein: MSYALLIDITQCVGCGECRTACQKSHGFPEIEARNLNEKNFTTLEQYGDTWVRRMCRHCNEPACGSVCPVGALEKTKAGPVNYDASKCLGCRYCMLACPFDIPKYEWSSNNPRVRKCTMCYDERTSKGQPTACSEACPAGATLFGKRDELLAEAHRRISENPDNYVHRIYGEKEIGGMSVLFLSSVPFEKLGFKTEIGSEALPQKTWNVLSKLPDVVVTAGAAFSAIYWITHRREEVKRFEESQRNNNSTK